The following DNA comes from Grus americana isolate bGruAme1 chromosome 13, bGruAme1.mat, whole genome shotgun sequence.
CGTGGGGGGGATGGCCTGGGTGCTGCCGAGGAACCCCTGTGTTTGCAAAgtcttggggtgctggggtgtctCCTGGGGTGCCAGCTCACAGGAGAGACGGGTCCCTGGATTTGGGACCACCGGGGACAGAGGCTGGGGCTGGAAGGAGAAGCCAGCCCTCTTTATAGCTGCGCATCGCCCAGAGATGCCGAGCTGGCGCTGGACTCgcggggtggtggggtgggcaCCAACCGCCCGCTGCCACCCTGCCCCTGCGCAGCAGTTTCCCCCGTGGGAACCAGCGGTCTGACCCCTCGAGAGGGTCCCCAGCCGAGCCGCCCTGAGGGCAGCACCCCCGGCCcttcccggggaggggggggggcacagcagACACCCCTGGCCACAtccagctccccctgccctcccatTGCTCCCAGCCcttgctttctgctccttcttccccacaCATCCCAGAAGAGCTCTCCCTCTCCAGAGACGGGtctcttccctttgcttccAACTTTTCCGGGGTGCGTAAAGAGCCTCGAGGCTCCTTTTCggatccccccaccccccccgcatCTGCATCCCCCCTCGCTGCGcccagggctgggagcgggTTGGCGCTGCGTGAGCACAATAACAAGCAGCGTGCTGGAGCCGTTGGGAAGGAGCGATGTTCCCGGATGGTATGCAGCCCTGACAGCACTGGCTCTGCTTTAAAGGGTAACTCTATCCTGTAATAACAAACAAGAGGAGCCAAGTTCCTCCCCAGCGTCACTTCCCTGGCTCCGAGGAGAGGGACACGGGGGAGAGAGCTCATTGAAATGAGCTTGGATCCTTGTTTTTGCTCTCACTGGGTCTCGGTCCACTCCCTAGAGCCGACAAGGGGGGAAGGATGCtcggggggggagcagggctgggacctgGGCGGGCATCCTGGCCGCGTCACTTTGCGTCCCTGGCGGAGGCTGCGACGCAAACCACGCGGCTGGAGAAGATGGGCTGGGTACCTGCTGGTCTGCGGGGACACCCCTGAAGCCCCTGCGCTGCTCCCCACCTTCGCACAGATGCATTTGGGTGCTGAGGTGCTGGGGACCGAGGGGACGACCCCTCTAGCGAGCCCTGTCCTGCCGGTGGGCAGCAGGAAGGCTGCCCCAgcctgtggcctgccccgggcGGCCttacccccattccccatccccgTGGCCCCCGTGCACGCTTACGGTGCCGGACAGGCACGCCGGCAGCTCAGCGCGGTGCCAGCTCCGGGTGAAGCCTCCCGGGAACTTGTTCTGCGAGAGCCGGCAATTCAGGCCCAGCCGGTGCCAGGGAACAGGCACGGAGAGGCTGACCTGCACCAGCCCCCGGCGGGACCCTTCGGAGCAGGACTGGGGCTCGCTCCGGCAGCGTCAGCCCTTTTGCCGGCACCACCGGGGACAAAGACacgggcaggagctgggggggggcgcAGAAGGACGAGCACCTTGCTGCAACCCACGCCTGCACGCCCCTGTGCTGAGTACAGGCGACAGCACGGCTCGCTCCGCTCCCAAacggggtgggttttttttttttggaagatcCACATGCGCGGCCGTGCCAGCACCCCAGGGCGAACCGCCGGTTTATGCCGGGGGCGCACATGGGGCACGGCGGCGTGTGATGGGCACGTCAACGTACGCCGGGTATTTGCAGGAGACGTGGAGCATCTCTGCATCACCCCGGCGGGCTGGGTGACCTACCTCTGCTCCTGCATGGACAGGGGTGCTCAGGAAAGGTGTCCCGCAGTGGTCATCACCAGGGAGGACGCAGCCCCAGCCGGTGCTGACAGCACACTGAGGTCCTGTCCCTGCCAGACAAGAACGGGGGGACAATTTGGCAGAGTTCAGTTGCAGAAGAAGACGATGATCTGGAGAAGGTGGCCAAGATGCCCGTCTGATTTCCGCTTACCCAAGGAGCGGCAGGTAGCACCTCCGGGGACCCTGGGGTTCAATTAAACCCGGCTCATCACATGAAGCCGGTGAAGTGCTGCAATTTTCTTCCCCGAGATGGATTTCCTCCAAACGGTTTATTAGGTATTTGGGTTAAATCTGTGCAAAGCTGCCACCTCCATGGTGTCCCCCCAGCAGACCCAGGAGGGCTTCcagagggagcagcaggcaggatccGACCAGCTGAaagggggaggagagagcaagGAGGGGATCATCGGCACCTTCAGGACCTCCTCTCCACCCTGAGAGGTGACAGTGCCAGCGTCCGCCCTTTGCAAGAGTGACTGTGGGAGACCCATGGGAGACGACACGGCTCGGGGGAGACCTGCCGGGGGGTGCTGCCGGTCCCCAGGCGGGTAAAGCCTGCGGCAAGCTCCCAGCACCAAACCGTCCTCCCAGGGCGGCCGTGGAGCCTTCCTGGCTGAGCGGAGAGCGGCAGGCCAGGCAGCAACGGGTTAAAAGCTCGAGGTGGGACTTGGTGAGCTGCTTCCTCCCCGCTAACAATAACACAGCGGAGGGAGAAGGGATGCAAAGGGCTCTGCAGGGCCAGATAGCCATGGAGCAACCCCGGCCCCACCGCTGCGGCGGTGCCGGAGGAAGCCTCGGGACATTATCTGCGGGCCCCATTCGGCTTCCTTGGCAGCCCTTGTGCTGCAGGACCGGGACGTGCTTCCTCCTGAGCCGCGTTTCTCATGCGCCCAGGCTGGGTGCCGGTCCTTTGGTGGCAGCCCTGggccccagcaccctcccagcACCACGTCCCCCAGAGAGCTGCAGGTGCCCGGATGATCCAGCCCTCCCAGCATCCGCCTACCCCATCGCTGGTGGCTCTGGGAGCAGCGACGCGGGGCTCTGAGCCACGGGACCGCAGTGCCCCCCGGCACGGAGATGTCCCCACCGTCACCATCCTGCTGCCTCGTCCCCCCATGCCACGGACAGTGCCCCCACCTTGGCAGAACAAAGAGCTGCTTTGGCTGGAAGAAGACTTTGGCCAAGGGGATCTCCAGGTCCTGGCTGAGGTCCCTGCAGTTCTGGCTGCCCTTTGCTCCTGGTCCTTCCCCGGTCAGCGAAGGTCTGCTGCTGtacctggagctgctgctgtgcccagagctgctgctgctggacctGGACCCGTCGcagccagctgtcctggccacaCTGGCCGGTGTCCCAGCGCTTCCTCGCGCGCTGGCTGCTTGTGAcctgcctcctgctccaccTCCGCAGCCACATCTGTGTCACGGGAGCAGCCCTTTTCCGTTCCCAGTCTCCCCCTTTGACCCTCTCCTCCTGGAGCCGGGCTTTGCCTTTCACGGGGGCTCTGCCTGGTGCTGTTTGCCCCACCCAGGCATGGGAGGTTGCCTCTCAAAATGGGTCTTGCCCTGATCTGGCAAGTCCTGCCAGGACTCCCCGTGTCCtcccctctcctgtcctgaCCCACGGACCTGTGTGACCCCAGCTCCTGGTGCAAGAAGTCTTTGCCAGCGGCTACTGGTCTGAAAGAAGGCAGCTGGTGGAAGGCTCTGGAAAACATGGGCCTTTCCCACCACCGGAGTCGATCCCTGGagcctggagagctgctgggctccccagaGCAGACGTATGTTTGCCCCCAGATGCTACTGTGGCTCCCCAGGGGCTGTCTGAGCTGCTCTGGGTGACAACCTCCCCACCCACGGTCCCTGGAAGTCCCCAGCTGGGTTCCCGTGCCCTTGTGCAACCCCTGCCATGAAAGGTCCCCGAGGGCTTCTCCAGCTCTTCCCCCCGCAGCGGTGACCTGTTATGGGACAGGCAATGCGCTGATCCGGTTGGGACCTGTCCCACAGTTTCCAAATAGAGATGGACCAGCTGCTAAAAGCAGATTGGCTCTAAATCATCCTTGCTCTGTCCCATCTTGCCCACGGCtcccaaggagctgctggatggCCAGGTGGAGGTGGCATTTCAAGTGTCTCCTGGGGCACTGTGCTACAGCCCCGTGAaagggtcctgcacccagggaggaataaccccagcaccaggacagggcagggagtgacctgctgggaagcagcgctgcagagaaggacctgggagtcctggtggacaacaagctctccgtgaccagcagtgtgccctcgtggccaagaaggccaatggtgtcctggggtgcatggagaagagcgtggccagcaggtcaagggaggttctcctcctgctctgccctggtgaggccacatctggagttgtgtgtccagtgctgggctccccagttcaagacagacagggaactactggagacagtccagccgagggctgtgaggatgaggaggggcctggagcatctccggtatgaggaaaggctgagagagctggggctggttagcctggagaagagaagactgagaggggatctcatcaacgcttataaatatctgaggggtgggtgtctagaggaaggggccagactcttctcagtggtgcccagagacaggacaaggggcaacgggcacaaactggaacacgggaagttccatctgaacatgaggaaaaacttcttccctctgcgggtgaccgagccctgggacaggctgcccagagaggttgtggagtctccttctccggagagattcaaaacctgcctggacacgatcctgtgtGACCTGCTgtgggtgatcctgctctagcagggggttggactacttgatctccagaggtccctgccaacccccCCAATCTATGAATCTGTGAAAGGACACAGGGCACGGTGCTCAGGGCTGCGTGTTCCCATCACGGTGGGCAGGGGGGGACACGCTGAGGTCTGACGCTGCCCAGAGCCGGGAGATAAGCCTGACACAAAGGGCAAAGCCAGCAAAAGGGAGCCAGCGAAAGGGAGCCAGCGAGGCAGGAAACAtcaggcaggagaggaaacGGGGAGATAATCAGCTGCAGGAGCACAAACGCCCGGAACTTGTGCAAAGGAAAAGCGGACAGCATGTGGCAAGCATTTGAGCCAGGAGACCTGCCCATCTGGCCCCTCACTGAGGTTTCTTGAGGAACACGTGTCCTGGAGCACCTTAAGATGCTCAGGCATCCCTTGCCACGAAATTACCATGGCCGGCATGGTCCCTGGCAGCTCAGCTCCACACACGTCCGTGCTCCCTGGGATAAGCTTTGTCTTGGGGGGGAAGGATGGgctcctggggagcagctggccTCGCTTGCGATGGGAAAGCACTCACCGAGGGCAATTCCCAGCTGCAGAGGTCCAGGCTGGGTCGCACTGCCCCAGTCTCCTGTTGGCTTGAAAAATGGGATCGACCGACCTGCTGCCACTTGGCTCTGCACGGCAATCCAGCTGCTGTCCCAGCGCCCGAAGGGAAGACCACTGTGCTGGGCTTCCTACAGCCTGATGCTCACGGTGCTTCAACGTCCAGCAGCCCCTCGAGGTTTGTTGGCATCCCTAACACCTGGGCACCTAGTAACGCCAGAGTGGAGTTCACCTCCGGAGCTTCCCGTTCCTCCTCCCATCACCTTTGGGCACACAGGGCCGCCCACGTCCGGGGTGACCTGCCCATGCCGTGATGTCCCAGTTCCCAGGGGCCTGGAGAGATGCTCACAGATTTATCAGCCTCCCCAGCTCAGCCAAAATCTGCTGCCACAGCAGGTGGGCAAGCGTCCTGTGCCACCAGTGCTGCAGTCTATCAGCCAAGCTGGTGGAGCTTCTCCCAGCTTTCAGCAGTCCCATTTCTCCCCACGTTCCCCGGGGAGCAGCTGCATCCATCTCATGGGCTGGCAGTGATGGGGGGTTATAAGCTGCCCGCAAGCGATGGTGGGATCCCTGGCGTAGCTCATCTCTGGGATCCAGTGCCTGGCATGGGGCAGAAGGGAGAGACATGGAGACagatggggatggagccagCCCATGGTGGCTGGCCAGCCTGTGGCCGGTTTGTGTGGAGGAACTGGGACAGGAGAACCTCTGCCAAGGGGCAGAAACAGCGCTTGGTGGAGGGTTGTCCACATCTCTGagccagtgctgggctgagcACAGCTATAcagctgcaggatcaggcccttcCTTCACCCATGCTCCTGTCCCTCAGCCATTCCTCACCAGGGATttctcccctcctgctgccaccGCAGCGCTGACAAATGCCCGGGGAGGTGCCCAGGCCAGCGCTGACTCCTCTGGCCACAGCTGTGAGCTGGGAAAGTCAAGAGCAAAGACAAGCAAGCATTTGGGTGGGAAATCAGGTGGCTGGGAAGAGCCTGGGTGGTTCAGAGCTTCCCCGAGGATGAAGCAGCCCGTGGCCAGGACAGCAGcgctgctccccatccccagcgTGCCCAGGACGGAAGCGGGACCCAGGTGGCCCAGCTCCTGCGACTGCTCCAGAAAGGACCTGCCCCTCCGTTATGGAAAGTGCCTGCAGAGCAAGGGACCCCCTCTCCAGCTGGGGATGCTCCCAGCACCCCTCCACTTCACAGGGACGTCTTGCCTCTCCTCCTATCCCTGGCTGGCCACCTGAGCTGCCTGGGACCCCCAAGAAGGGGGTCCAAGGAGCCAGGGTCTGTCAGCGTTGCTACCTCCAGCCATGGGCGCCCTGTCCCCAAGCCCAGGCTGGCACCCATATGTTGCAGACACTCCCTGCTGTTCCCTTTCCCGGCCACCAAAATGCCACTGCCTTGGGAGGAACTGGAGCTGGCGAGGAAGAACAACTCACTGGTGCCCGTGACTCACGGGGCTGCGGGTGCCAGGGCTTGTCGGAGCCTGTCGGGGCACAGCTCACCTCGGCGGGGCAGAGACGTGGCCCCAGCCCCGTAGACTGCCTCGGTGCTCTGTCTGCCTGGGGTGAGGGTgaagcctggggagggggggatgcaGCATTTGCGCTCCTGGTTGGGAAATGAGGGGGGGGTCCTGCGCAGAACGGTGCATGGTCTCAAGGTCCGCAGCAAAGCTGGTGCTGCCAGACAAGCCCCCGCTCCAGGGGAGAGGTACGACCCCAGAAAAGGTCAGACCCAGAGGGACAGCGGTGCTTCAGCTGATCCTCcagatgaggaagaggaggcagtgGCCTCCGAGGGAAGGAGCGGTGGGTTTGCCTCTCCTGCAAGCCAGGTTGCTCTGCCCACCTGAGACTAGGCATGGTTTTGAAGGAGCCTCGGCTCCTTTTCCCCATATCCCCCCAAGAGGCTCTTTCCAGAAATGGCAGAACCTTCCTGGGACAACCCAGCATCACCCCAAAGTCCTTTTCTTTGGGGGTGTTACCACCTCCTGGGCAACTTCatgcaggccagggctgcccgACCCACACAGAAACCCAGAGGTTCTCACCCTCTCCACCCTGCAGAAGTGCCATTCCCACGCTGTGCTCCCCCCCCGGGACCGCGTCTCCCCCACCCAGGGGCACCGTGCCCAGTTGGGGCTCCGCTGGGAAGGGCTGGCCTGGGATCGCAGAACTGGACTGCGGTGCCACCAGTCCTCCCATTCCAGCCCCGAGGCTGCTCCCAAGGACGCTGTGCCCAGCCCAAAAGATTGCAGCAAAGACACCGTGCTTTGGGTGGAAGCATGGCAGAGACCGGGCAGACCTGGGAGCGGGGAGGACAGGAGGGTTTGGGGCTGGTtacctgccccccacccccgggaCCTCCCTGCGGCTCAGAGTGGCCGAAGGCAAGGCAGGCAGACTGCTAGAAAATGCCGGGTTATTTTTTCCCAGGGGCCAGCTCCAGGCGAGGGCAGAGACGGTCTCAGGAGGGAcgctgcagctgggagaaggCACAGGTACTAATTGTCTTTATTAGCAACGTGAAGGCAGGAATCACAGGCTGCCCTGCACGCCCCGTGGAGTCCCAAGTAGGTCCCTTGCAGATCGCAGAGGGTTGAGCATCCCGGTGGCTCCAGGGCACCCGGAGAGTCCCCTGGCACTGGGTGGTCACCAAGGAATAGCTTTACCTTCCCAGTTGAGCAGGGTCCCGTTGTGTTTCTCAGAGAGGATCGGCAGTACGGACAGCAGCCCCCGCACGCTTGTGTCCACCGTCAGGTCAGCCTGCAACGGGCACAAGTGAGGAGCAGGACCGAGACCCCACCGTCCTTCCTGGCCATCCACCAGCACCAAGGGTCCTTCCACCCGGACCGAGCAGAGAGCCACGGGAGGTGGGACGGGTCCGTTATGTGGGAGGATGCTCACGGATGGCTTGGAtgggggtggcggggggctGGGAAGCCAGCTGCAGCCTTAAACCGACAGGAGATGTAAGAGATCCCTGCTGCGAGCGGGATGCTGCGCGCGGGCTTCTCAAAACTGCAGCGTTGCAGGGACCAGccccaccccaaaacagggATCCGGCAGGATGAGGGCAGACCTCTCGGAGGaagggggtgcagggtgggatggtgctgctcctctcctccctgctctgtcCGATTCAGGTTCTCTGCACATCTcgaggctgcccaaagcctttcctttcccccGTGCCCAGGCCTCCTGCTCGCCCTGGGTGCGTGCCGGCGCTATTTCCCGGGCAGCACCCACATGTTCTGCAGAGGCCCAGCACAGACACCAGCAACTCGCTGCCTGCGAGACAACTCATTCCTGCACGGATCCCTCCTCTCGAGAGCCATCCCGGCCACCCGAGGCACCACCTGTGCCACTGCAAGTTCACAGGCTTAGGTCCCACCCGTGGGTGCCCCCCTCAACCTGCTCAGCTGGAACCCACCTCCTGGCTGCCCATGTCGGTTTTCACCCAGCCGGGGTGAAGAGCCACGCAGAGGATCCCGGCTTCCCCGTAGGTCAGAGCCTGGCACTTGGTGAGCATGTTGAGAGCAGcctgggggaggaagaaagcGTCAGCCGTGGGCAGCAGAAAGCTCCACGCGCTAGGCTCccctcccatcgctgcctcaCGGCAAGGGAGAAAAGCAATGCCAGGTCTTCAAGAGACAGCGCGTGTCTGCCCTGGgtgggcagcagctgggcacGGAGATGCCCAGGGAGCTCGGGCAGTGATCAGCACGCATAAGTCCCTCCATCTCGCCACGTCCGGTGCTGCTCTGGCAAGGGACATCTCCGACTCCCGCTGAGCTCACGGGCAGGTCCCCGGTCCCCATACCTTGCTGCAGCGGTAGGAGATGACAGGCTTGAAGAAGGACTCGGGAGTTTTCTCGATGGACCCCATGACAGTGGAGATGTTGACGATGGCTGCCTTGTTGCAACTCAGTCCCTTTTCTGTGCTCTCCTGGGCAGCTTTCTTCAGCAGGGGCAGGAACGCCTGGGGAGAAGCAACCTTGTAGGACACCTGTGCCTCAAGCCAGCCCCACTCACGGCAACGGCAACCCGGCCTGCCTACAacagggaggatgaggaggaacAGCAGGAAGCCAGGAGAGCCTGGGTGTTTTGATGAAGtggccctgcctgctcccagtTAGCCCAGCACAAtgtggggggggctacagaggGCTTGGGGCACAGGCCTAGCActgtcccctccctcctgcagccctgggaaaCTTGGCAAAGCCCTCTGAGATCTCCACTGTGACCATGGACATTCCAGGCTACATTCTCCCTCCATGGTGAGCTCCATCCCCAGAGTTTCATCCATACCTGGGCCACCAGCAATGGTCCCACCGCATTGGTCTTGTACGTCCTTATCATCTCTTCTGCGTCCACTGTCTCCAGCGATGCCGCCGGGGTGTAGATGGCAGCATTGTTTATCAGCAGGTTCAAGCCCGTGCCGTTCAACTTCCCCTCCACGATCTTCGCTGCATCAGTAACGGCTGAGGGATTTGCAACATCTGCAGTGGAAGAGAACAGGGTCTGAGAGCCGTGGGGACCACCCgggggagctggggagaagaagggaggTGAAGATGCTGAGGACCAGCTATGCATCCTGACCTGCGTGACCTTCCATCTGTGGGCACCAGATGGTGCTGTGCAACCAGCGCAGAGCACCCCGGCACCCACAAGCCCCAACTCATCCCAAAACTGCCTCCTTCCCCATGCACAGGGTGCCCCAGGACCGGCAGCtgaaggaccctgccctggggcagcccACCAGGCAAAGCCGCTCTGGGGACAGCCCCGTGGTGGCAAAGCGCCGCTGTGACTCCCACGCTGTGTCAGGCACCAGCACTCACAGCCTCCGGTCAGCGGTCAAAGTCCATCCGTGAGGAAGCTCTGGAGAACCCAGGGCGGTCTCCGGGGGGGGATTGTCCCCacaggggctgtgctgggacctGCTGCAGGATGGCTCTGCAAGGTCCTACAGCTCTTGTCCAGGCTTTGGGCTGGTTGCACAGCGTTTCCACAGGAGCTGCCTTCCAGGAGGAGCTCTCCCAGTCTCGTCAGGGACTTGGGATCAAGGCAGCTCAGCTGCATGGCACAGCAAGGACACGGCCGCTCAGCTGGGGGAGCTGGACCCTGCCCAGGATGGGTCTCAAGAACCTCCAGGTCCCATGGCCACGTGGCAAGGAGGATCAGGGAACAGGGTACTGGGGCTGAGACAGGCCTGGAGAAGCTGGTGTTTTGGCAGCAGGACTTGGAGTTCTGAAGAACTGGATCCCCATGTAGAGTGtgaaggcagggagggagggaaggagaaagtggGCAAGTGTGGCCAGCAGCCTCAAATTtaccagctcagcagcagagcgCACCTACCCAGCTTCACGAGAACCAGGTTTGTGTGTTTGGATGCCAGATCTCTCAGCTCCTACAAAAAAAGAGACATGGAAACAATCAGCACGAGGCAGAGGCGATGCCAAGCATGACCCCAGGGCACCAGCGATGGTCCACCCTGAGGGAAACACCTTCCAGATGTTACTTAGCGCTTGTGAATGGCTGGACTGGGGACCTGCCTACGCGCTCAGGCTTCTTCTAGGCTCCACAAAGCAGCGTGCATGTGCTCAGAGCAGGACGTGGCCACAACTGCAAGATACCATGGCCACTCTCCCATGCCTACATGCACAACCCAGCCAGAGCCACAGCAAAGGATGACAGCAAACAGGGACCAGCTCACCCGGGAAATGATGCAAACTGGCCAGGGATATGGCCAGAAGCGTCTcccagaagctgctggaagcgtGATGGAGGAGGAATTGCTATGAATGCTAACATCAGACTTGACATTTGGGGAAGTCACATCGGGATCCAAATAGCCCAGTCCCAGgatctgctctgctctggacaCTACGTCTCACCCACTTAAGGGAAATGAACCACTTTGCATGTTTTAATTGATTATTTTCACCAAACACAGAGGATTCAGAAGCTCTTTCCAAAAAGGAAGTGTTCAACAGCGGCTCCTAGCAGCTCTTTGTTCTGAGCCTTCTTCAACCTCAGCAGGTTTTAGacaacagaaaccaaaacaccccATCCGATGTGTCCAAAATGACtgctttcagaattaaaaaccTGTTACAAACAAGCCCACAGAGAATGCTACAGGAGAAACGTAAATTGGTGGCTTCTTGTGAGGGGACCCGTCCTACCAACATGGAGGAGGAGACCTGCTGGCATGGGCTGTGGTCCACCTTCAGTTACCTCTGAGCTTCCCCACCAGACCCCATGTTCCCACACAACCCCGGGCACAGGAAATGATGGAAAATCCACGCAAATGCTTTGTGATGGCCAACAGATGTTCCTCCTCCGCTGTTTTGCCCAGCTGCTGTCCTCCACAGCCTTGCACCATCCCagcctcaccccccccccccaaacacctgATCCGGGCacaaaggagcaggaggagcgATGTGGCACCAGCCTGGCGGAGGGTCGCTCTGCCCTTGGTCTCCTGTGGCTACGGACTTCAGGAGCAACGCCCTGAAGACACTGCCCTCACCCTACCACAGCTGGACAAGGCTTAGAGAAGCATCCCCCGGTCGAGAGCAATGCGCGTGGACCACCTTG
Coding sequences within:
- the LOC129212116 gene encoding C-factor-like, whose amino-acid sequence is MAAVRARTVLLTGSNRGIGLELVKQLLGAPRPPAWIFATCRDPEGPRAQELRDLASKHTNLVLVKLDVANPSAVTDAAKIVEGKLNGTGLNLLINNAAIYTPAASLETVDAEEMIRTYKTNAVGPLLVAQAFLPLLKKAAQESTEKGLSCNKAAIVNISTVMGSIEKTPESFFKPVISYRCSKAALNMLTKCQALTYGEAGILCVALHPGWVKTDMGSQEADLTVDTSVRGLLSVLPILSEKHNGTLLNWEGKAIPW